The proteins below come from a single Chryseobacterium bernardetii genomic window:
- a CDS encoding ABC transporter ATP-binding protein, which translates to MLVIQDLHKSYDTGKSKLHVLKGINLNISEGEFVSIMGSSGSGKSTLLNIIGILDEKDSGTYELDGVPIEHLSEVKAAEYRSKFLGFIFQSFNLISYKTALENVALPLYYQNVPRKERNQKALEYLEKVGLAQWANHLPNELSGGQKQRVAIARALITNPKVVLADEPTGALDSKTTHDIMKLLQDINNEGKTIIVVTHEPDVAAQTKRNVVLKDGIIESDEFIKQIVL; encoded by the coding sequence ATGTTAGTAATTCAGGATTTACATAAGTCATACGATACAGGAAAAAGCAAACTTCATGTTTTGAAGGGAATCAATCTGAATATTTCAGAAGGAGAGTTTGTTTCAATTATGGGAAGTTCCGGTTCCGGAAAATCTACTCTTCTTAATATTATTGGTATTCTGGACGAAAAAGATTCAGGAACCTATGAATTGGATGGTGTTCCTATTGAACATCTATCAGAAGTAAAAGCGGCAGAATACAGAAGTAAGTTTTTAGGATTTATTTTCCAGTCTTTTAACCTTATCAGCTATAAAACAGCGCTTGAAAATGTAGCTCTTCCATTATATTATCAGAATGTACCAAGAAAGGAGCGTAACCAGAAGGCACTGGAATACCTTGAAAAAGTAGGACTGGCGCAATGGGCAAATCACCTTCCGAATGAACTTTCAGGGGGGCAGAAACAAAGAGTAGCCATTGCAAGGGCATTGATTACTAATCCAAAAGTGGTTTTGGCTGATGAACCTACCGGGGCATTGGATTCAAAGACTACACATGATATTATGAAGCTTCTTCAGGATATTAACAATGAAGGAAAAACAATCATTGTAGTAACCCACGAACCGGATGTAGCAGCACAGACCAAAAGAAATGTAGTGCTAAAAGACGGAATCATTGAAAGTGATGAGTTTATTAAGCAGATTGTGCTGTAG
- a CDS encoding ribonucleotide-diphosphate reductase subunit beta — translation MGIFDKRVSYKPFEYPEVLQFVEAINKSFWVHSEVDFTADVQDFHSQLEPHEKNAVKNALLAIAQIEVSVKTFWGNLYNHLPKPEFNGLGSTFAECEFRHSEAYSRLLEVLGYNDEFLNVIEIPAVKGRIEFLGNALKHANSATPKEYVSALLLFSILVENVSLFSQFAIILSFTRFKGFMKNVSNIIAWTSVDEQIHANAGIYLINKIREEQPDLLTDSDIEDIYTLVDESIAREGDILSWIFELGEIDNVSKEDLLNFMKYRVDDSLKKINMKTRYNITPEQYRPMVWFEEEVFANSLDDFFAKRPVDYTKHDKSITANDLF, via the coding sequence ATGGGAATTTTTGATAAGAGAGTAAGCTATAAGCCATTTGAATACCCGGAGGTTCTTCAATTTGTAGAAGCCATCAACAAATCGTTCTGGGTACATTCGGAAGTGGACTTTACTGCAGATGTACAAGATTTTCATTCGCAGTTGGAACCGCATGAAAAGAATGCTGTGAAAAATGCGCTTTTAGCCATTGCACAGATTGAGGTGTCTGTAAAGACATTCTGGGGGAATTTATACAACCACCTTCCGAAACCGGAATTCAATGGATTAGGATCTACTTTCGCAGAATGTGAGTTCCGTCATTCTGAAGCATATTCCCGTTTATTAGAAGTTTTAGGATATAACGACGAATTCCTTAATGTAATTGAAATTCCGGCAGTAAAAGGTAGAATTGAGTTCCTGGGTAACGCTTTAAAACATGCTAATTCTGCTACTCCTAAAGAGTATGTATCTGCATTATTGTTATTCAGTATCTTAGTAGAAAATGTTTCTCTTTTTTCTCAGTTTGCCATCATCCTTTCTTTCACAAGATTCAAAGGATTCATGAAAAACGTTTCCAATATCATCGCATGGACTTCTGTGGATGAGCAAATTCATGCTAACGCAGGAATCTACCTTATCAACAAAATCCGTGAAGAGCAACCTGACCTGTTAACAGACAGTGATATTGAAGATATTTACACCCTTGTTGACGAATCTATCGCAAGAGAAGGAGATATCCTTAGCTGGATCTTTGAACTAGGTGAAATTGATAACGTATCTAAAGAAGACCTGTTGAACTTCATGAAATACCGCGTAGATGACAGCTTGAAGAAAATCAACATGAAAACAAGATACAACATCACTCCGGAACAATACAGACCAATGGTATGGTTCGAAGAGGAAGTTTTTGCCAATTCATTAGATGATTTCTTTGCAAAAAGACCTGTGGATTACACCAAACACGATAAGAGTATTACAGCAAACGACTTGTTCTAA
- a CDS encoding ribonucleoside-diphosphate reductase subunit alpha yields MEEQNSNIWWLNEESEQMLNRGYLLKGETVDGAIDRITTAAAKRLYKPELQPAFKEMITKGWISFSSPVWANMGTQRGLPISCFNAHIPDSIEGITHKMGEVIMQTKIGGGTSGYFGELRNRGTAVTDNGKSSGAVSFMKLFDTAMDVVSQGGVRRGAFAAYLDIDHGDIEEFLSIKDIGSPIQNLFTGVCVPDYWMQDMIDGDMDKRKIWARVLESRQQKGLPYIFFTDNVNRNKPQVYKDLGMTINASNLCSEIMLPSTMEESFICCLSSMNLELYDEWKDTDAVKLAIYFLDAVLSEFIDKTEGNYYLQGARNFAMRHRALGLGVLGYHSYLQKNMIPFESFEATQFNARAFRHIKEQAEQASRELANIYGEPEVLKGYGLRNTTTMAIAPTTSSSAILGQTSPGIEPFSSNYYKAGLAKGNFMRKNKYLAKLLEEKGLDNEETWRTIMLNHGSVQHLNELTPEEKAVFKTFKEISPMEIISQAAQRQQYIDQAQSLNLQIPSTMPVKDVNYLYIEAWKKGVKTLYYQRSSSVSKEMMVNFVSCSSCEA; encoded by the coding sequence ATGGAAGAGCAAAATTCAAATATATGGTGGCTCAACGAAGAGTCTGAGCAAATGCTGAACAGAGGATATCTGTTGAAAGGTGAAACGGTAGACGGAGCTATCGACAGAATTACCACTGCTGCTGCAAAAAGGTTATATAAGCCGGAACTTCAGCCAGCTTTTAAAGAAATGATCACAAAAGGATGGATCAGTTTCTCTTCTCCTGTATGGGCTAATATGGGAACACAGAGAGGCCTTCCGATCTCTTGTTTCAACGCTCACATCCCAGACAGCATTGAAGGAATTACTCATAAAATGGGTGAGGTAATCATGCAGACAAAAATTGGCGGAGGAACGTCTGGTTATTTCGGAGAACTTAGAAACAGAGGTACAGCTGTAACAGATAACGGAAAATCCTCCGGAGCAGTTTCATTCATGAAGCTTTTTGACACGGCTATGGATGTTGTTTCCCAGGGAGGAGTAAGAAGAGGAGCATTTGCTGCTTATCTTGATATTGACCACGGAGATATTGAAGAATTTTTATCCATTAAAGATATCGGTAGCCCTATTCAAAACCTGTTCACCGGAGTTTGTGTTCCGGATTACTGGATGCAGGATATGATTGATGGTGATATGGACAAACGTAAAATCTGGGCAAGAGTGTTGGAAAGCCGTCAGCAAAAAGGACTTCCTTATATTTTCTTCACAGATAATGTAAACAGAAACAAACCACAGGTATATAAAGACCTTGGAATGACGATCAACGCAAGTAACCTTTGCTCAGAGATCATGCTTCCTTCTACCATGGAAGAATCATTCATCTGCTGTCTGTCTTCCATGAACCTTGAACTGTATGATGAGTGGAAAGATACAGATGCTGTTAAATTAGCAATATACTTCCTGGATGCCGTATTATCTGAATTCATTGACAAAACTGAAGGCAACTACTATTTACAGGGAGCAAGAAACTTTGCAATGCGTCACAGAGCTCTTGGATTGGGAGTTTTAGGATACCATTCTTACCTACAGAAAAATATGATCCCGTTTGAAAGCTTTGAAGCAACCCAATTCAACGCAAGAGCATTCAGACATATCAAAGAACAGGCTGAGCAGGCTTCAAGAGAACTTGCCAATATCTACGGAGAGCCGGAAGTATTGAAAGGATACGGGTTAAGAAATACCACTACAATGGCTATTGCCCCTACCACTTCAAGTTCTGCCATCTTAGGCCAAACTTCTCCTGGAATTGAGCCTTTCTCTTCAAACTATTACAAAGCAGGTTTAGCTAAAGGTAACTTCATGCGTAAGAACAAATACCTGGCTAAATTATTAGAAGAAAAAGGATTGGATAATGAGGAAACATGGAGAACAATCATGTTGAACCACGGATCCGTACAACATCTGAATGAGCTTACTCCTGAAGAAAAAGCAGTATTCAAAACATTCAAGGAAATCTCTCCAATGGAGATTATTTCCCAGGCTGCGCAAAGACAGCAATATATAGACCAGGCACAGTCTCTGAACCTTCAGATTCCATCTACAATGCCTGTAAAAGATGTAAACTATCTGTATATCGAAGCTTGGAAAAAAGGAGTAAAAACCCTTTACTACCAAAGAAGTTCTTCTGTTTCAAAAGAAATGATGGTGAACTTTGTATCATGCTCAAGCTGTGAGGCATAA
- a CDS encoding TonB-dependent receptor: MKKKLICAFALLSFGFAFSQETSSKIFGRLKGTSSEVTVKVVHIPTNSTFETKSNSKGQFSLDNLQPGGPYKIEILDGSQVIYENPNLQLSLGNNDLPVVEVGNKEKTIDEVKITSKKTNVKYGVGINQAQISGLPNINRGIQDVTKLIPQSANNSFNGTNFRYNNVTIDGSINNDAIGFSPSLGGQTGTSGMPGSSTRSNSISLDAIQDVQVYIAPYDVKLGNFLGGSINAVTRSGSNDVTGSMYVYGRNASITGRNRVGDNSKMPSDFSDFIYGGRVGLPVVRDKVFLFTNLEYTKRVDPIFYNANDPNALIDESVAQKLSDFVQKKYGFNVGSFNGYNNFSESAKLFNKLDWKINDKHTLSIKNNTVFSQASNLERDGANFRFASMDFVQKNTASTTTLELKSRFNDKWNNNLVVGYSSIHDYRDPTSGNAMFPQVEITHNGGTILFGNDREATVFNMKQKTFEITDNLTYKTGNHTFLLGTHNELYNINYGFVNALNGRISYKSLNDFYNGTPARIRGTYPFNGDSRQTLFDNPYAQYKVNLLSLYLQDEINWGRVRLSPGIRVDYTDLPNKPQLSPQVNKSPQDPYFGNTYSYTPLSQLTNSYLNKPTISPRLGFTIDVTEDRSVVLRGGSGIFVGRIPFAWLGYAYYNDGVGFGSYDYNAPTAAQIAANGDPLVGANFSKWQNSSKVQVDLIDNNFKMPRVWRSSLALDYTLAGYKLTLEGIYTKVLYDLKFQQVNKTDNVTYYSYDVNHEMPIYTTNINSNFSNAYLLSNTKEGYRYNLTAQISKSYNFGFNFFAAYTYGDAKDITNGIRNSMESNWQMNQSLTPNDPKLTTSNFAIKHRIVANLGYAFNISKSNRLYTNVYFNAQSGNPFSWGFVNSTIANTGQAAGLAYIFKDAAEAVKYIVPIKDGSGNILVTAQQQVADYENFVNNNDYLKSRRGKFTERNGDNTPWNVQADIRIMDEIRLSEKSKNNIQISLSIINFTNLLNKDWGKVYFVPNTFNSTASVGLTKVGNVAAGQPSAGDPTYNFKTPGPAYTIDQFASRFQAQLGVRYNF; this comes from the coding sequence ATGAAGAAAAAATTGATCTGTGCTTTTGCTTTGTTATCTTTTGGATTTGCATTTTCACAGGAAACCAGTTCTAAAATTTTCGGAAGATTAAAAGGAACGTCTTCGGAAGTTACTGTGAAAGTAGTGCATATTCCTACCAACAGTACTTTTGAAACAAAAAGTAACAGCAAAGGGCAGTTTAGCTTAGATAACCTTCAGCCTGGCGGTCCTTATAAGATTGAGATATTGGATGGCTCACAGGTTATTTATGAGAATCCGAATCTGCAGCTTTCTTTAGGAAATAATGACTTGCCTGTGGTGGAAGTTGGCAATAAGGAAAAGACTATTGATGAGGTAAAAATCACTTCCAAAAAGACCAATGTAAAATACGGGGTGGGAATTAACCAGGCTCAGATTTCCGGATTACCCAATATTAACCGTGGTATTCAGGATGTAACCAAACTCATTCCACAAAGTGCCAATAACTCTTTCAACGGAACAAACTTCCGTTACAATAATGTTACTATTGACGGTTCTATCAACAATGATGCGATAGGTTTCAGCCCTTCATTGGGAGGACAAACGGGAACTTCGGGAATGCCGGGAAGCAGTACCCGTTCCAATTCAATCAGTCTGGATGCTATTCAGGACGTACAGGTTTATATTGCACCATACGACGTGAAGCTTGGAAACTTTCTTGGAGGTAGTATCAATGCTGTCACCAGAAGTGGGAGTAATGATGTTACAGGCTCCATGTATGTGTATGGTAGAAATGCTTCTATTACCGGGAGAAACAGGGTAGGTGACAATTCCAAAATGCCGAGTGATTTCTCCGATTTTATTTATGGTGGAAGAGTAGGGCTGCCTGTGGTGAGGGATAAGGTGTTTTTATTCACTAACCTCGAATATACCAAAAGGGTAGATCCTATATTTTATAATGCGAATGATCCTAATGCATTGATCGATGAATCGGTGGCGCAGAAACTTTCAGACTTTGTACAAAAGAAATATGGCTTTAATGTAGGAAGTTTTAACGGGTACAATAACTTTTCTGAAAGTGCTAAACTGTTCAATAAGTTAGACTGGAAGATCAATGATAAACACACTTTATCCATCAAAAATAATACAGTATTTTCTCAGGCTTCCAATCTTGAAAGGGATGGCGCGAATTTCAGGTTTGCCAGTATGGATTTTGTTCAGAAAAATACAGCGTCCACTACTACTCTTGAGCTGAAGAGCCGTTTTAATGATAAATGGAACAATAATTTAGTAGTTGGATATTCTTCTATTCATGATTACAGAGACCCTACTTCCGGCAATGCAATGTTTCCACAGGTGGAGATTACTCATAACGGCGGAACGATCCTGTTTGGAAATGACAGGGAAGCCACTGTTTTCAATATGAAACAGAAGACTTTTGAAATTACCGATAACCTGACCTATAAAACAGGAAACCATACTTTCTTATTAGGAACTCACAATGAGTTATATAATATCAATTATGGTTTTGTAAATGCCTTAAACGGAAGAATATCTTATAAATCATTAAACGATTTTTATAATGGAACTCCTGCCAGAATAAGAGGAACTTATCCTTTTAACGGAGACAGCAGACAAACTCTTTTTGATAATCCTTATGCACAGTATAAAGTAAATCTTCTTTCATTATACTTGCAGGATGAGATCAATTGGGGAAGAGTAAGGCTTTCCCCGGGAATAAGAGTTGATTACACAGACTTGCCGAATAAACCACAGTTAAGTCCACAGGTTAACAAATCTCCTCAGGATCCTTATTTCGGAAATACTTACAGCTATACTCCATTAAGCCAGTTAACGAATAGTTATCTTAATAAACCCACTATATCACCAAGATTAGGATTTACGATTGATGTTACGGAAGACAGATCTGTAGTGCTGAGAGGAGGTTCAGGGATTTTCGTAGGAAGAATTCCGTTTGCATGGTTAGGTTATGCTTATTATAATGATGGTGTTGGTTTTGGAAGTTATGATTATAATGCCCCAACAGCAGCACAGATTGCAGCTAACGGAGATCCTTTGGTGGGAGCTAATTTCTCGAAATGGCAGAATTCATCAAAAGTACAGGTTGACCTTATCGATAATAACTTCAAGATGCCAAGAGTCTGGAGAAGTTCCCTGGCATTAGATTATACGCTTGCAGGATATAAGCTGACGCTGGAAGGAATTTATACGAAAGTATTGTATGATCTGAAATTCCAGCAGGTGAATAAGACAGATAATGTGACGTATTACAGTTATGATGTGAATCATGAAATGCCAATCTATACTACGAATATCAATAGCAACTTCTCTAATGCTTATCTTTTATCAAATACAAAAGAAGGATACCGTTATAACCTGACTGCCCAGATCTCAAAATCTTATAATTTTGGATTTAATTTCTTTGCAGCTTATACTTATGGCGATGCTAAGGATATTACCAACGGAATCAGAAATTCTATGGAAAGTAACTGGCAGATGAACCAATCGCTGACTCCAAATGATCCTAAATTAACGACTTCCAATTTTGCAATTAAGCACAGGATTGTTGCAAACCTTGGATATGCCTTTAATATTTCAAAATCTAACAGGTTATATACCAATGTATATTTTAATGCACAGTCTGGAAATCCTTTCTCTTGGGGATTTGTAAACAGTACCATTGCGAATACAGGGCAGGCAGCAGGTCTTGCTTATATCTTTAAAGATGCTGCGGAAGCTGTCAAATATATTGTTCCTATAAAAGACGGATCAGGAAATATATTGGTAACTGCTCAACAGCAGGTTGCAGATTATGAAAACTTTGTTAATAACAATGATTATCTGAAATCCAGAAGAGGAAAATTTACTGAAAGAAATGGAGATAATACCCCTTGGAATGTTCAGGCTGATATCAGAATTATGGATGAGATAAGGCTGAGCGAAAAATCTAAGAATAATATCCAGATTTCTTTAAGTATCATTAATTTCACGAACTTATTAAATAAAGATTGGGGTAAAGTGTATTTTGTACCTAATACATTCAACTCTACAGCAAGTGTGGGACTTACAAAAGTTGGAAACGTAGCGGCAGGGCAACCGTCAGCAGGAGATCCTACTTATAACTTCAAAACACCGGGGCCGGCTTACACTATTGATCAGTTTGCATCAAGGTTTCAGGCACAGTTGGGTGTGAGATATAATTTTTAA
- a CDS encoding DUF72 domain-containing protein, which yields MKFGQVEDPSKIDFTLPKDHSRTKEILSLNKKGLENISIGCAKWNKTDLKGFYPKGTKDELTYYATQFNSIELNATFYGMPTPDQVKTWKEKTPENFKFFPKITNTVSHFRRLIDVTDPVTHFASAVINFDEKLGMAFLQLHDNFKPKDYDRLEKFVKEWPKEVPLAIELRNTEWFTDEEILNTTCELFEAYNITNIIVDTAGRRDMLHMRLTTPNAFIRYVGANAESDYERLDDWLKHLTQWKKDGLQNLYFFVHQNIEKASPLLSAYFIKKMNEEWKTGLHIPKMATETTGTLF from the coding sequence ATGAAATTCGGACAAGTAGAAGACCCTTCAAAAATAGACTTCACCCTTCCCAAAGATCACTCCAGAACCAAAGAAATTTTAAGCCTTAATAAAAAAGGGCTGGAAAATATTTCTATAGGATGCGCCAAATGGAATAAAACAGACCTCAAAGGGTTTTATCCCAAAGGAACCAAAGATGAGCTAACTTATTATGCTACTCAATTTAACTCCATTGAATTAAATGCTACCTTTTATGGAATGCCTACTCCGGATCAGGTAAAAACATGGAAGGAAAAAACTCCGGAAAATTTCAAGTTTTTCCCTAAAATTACCAATACCGTATCTCACTTCAGAAGACTGATTGATGTCACAGATCCGGTTACCCATTTTGCATCAGCAGTTATTAATTTTGATGAAAAACTGGGAATGGCTTTTCTTCAGCTTCATGATAATTTTAAACCTAAAGATTATGACAGGCTAGAGAAATTTGTAAAGGAATGGCCTAAGGAAGTACCTCTTGCGATAGAGCTCAGAAATACGGAATGGTTTACTGATGAGGAAATTCTGAATACTACGTGTGAGCTTTTTGAAGCCTATAATATCACCAACATTATTGTAGATACTGCCGGAAGAAGAGATATGCTTCATATGCGTCTTACCACTCCCAATGCGTTCATCCGTTATGTAGGAGCCAATGCTGAAAGTGATTATGAAAGGCTGGATGACTGGTTAAAACACCTTACCCAATGGAAAAAAGACGGTCTTCAGAATCTGTACTTTTTCGTTCATCAAAATATTGAAAAGGCTTCGCCACTTCTTTCCGCCTATTTCATCAAAAAAATGAATGAAGAATGGAAAACCGGCCTTCATATTCCTAAAATGGCCACTGAAACTACAGGTACTTTGTTTTAA
- a CDS encoding HD domain-containing protein: MKSTINNTVEFVKKKLEGAEAGHDWFHIERVWKLAKKIAETEKDCDPDVVELSALLHDIADPKFHNGDETIAPRISREFLESQNVPNETIEKVLFVIENISFKNRSQAPANPPIELRIVQDADRIDAIGAIGIARTFNFGGFKNNLMYDPNVQPDLNMSKEQYKKSNGTTINHFYEKLLLLKDLMNTEHGKKMAQERHDYMLNFLDQFYKEWNVS; this comes from the coding sequence ATGAAAAGCACGATTAACAACACCGTAGAATTTGTAAAAAAGAAATTAGAAGGAGCAGAAGCCGGACACGACTGGTTTCATATTGAAAGGGTATGGAAGCTGGCAAAAAAAATAGCGGAAACAGAAAAAGATTGTGACCCGGACGTGGTAGAACTCTCAGCACTATTGCATGATATAGCCGATCCTAAATTTCATAACGGAGACGAAACGATTGCTCCTAGAATATCCAGAGAATTTTTAGAAAGCCAAAATGTTCCCAATGAAACTATTGAAAAGGTTTTATTTGTGATTGAAAATATTTCATTTAAAAACAGAAGCCAGGCACCGGCTAATCCTCCTATTGAACTGAGAATTGTACAGGATGCCGACCGCATTGATGCTATCGGAGCAATAGGAATTGCCAGAACCTTCAATTTTGGAGGATTTAAAAATAATCTGATGTATGATCCCAATGTTCAGCCAGATTTAAATATGTCTAAAGAACAGTACAAAAAATCTAACGGAACAACCATCAATCATTTTTATGAAAAATTATTGCTGCTTAAGGACTTGATGAATACCGAACATGGGAAAAAAATGGCTCAGGAAAGGCATGATTATATGCTGAATTTCCTGGATCAGTTTTACAAAGAGTGGAATGTAAGTTAA
- a CDS encoding alpha/beta hydrolase family protein, producing the protein MEKLIFTTEDHTSLTAHLFQPEISNGKLLLINSATGVKQQVYFSFAQYFSEQGFTVITYDYRGIGLSKPDNMKGFHGSMRIWGSKDYKAVTAYIKNEFPEYRKFCLGHSVGALILGMNKDSNIFEELVFVGTQNAFVGNLRLRTKIEAYLGFGIVQPLTTSLLGYFPAHWFGLGESLPKNCAYDWRTLILNKKSTNRLLEKIDDYSKNLTQKVFVVRAEDDIWLTEKGVQSLLNNTYPNLKPTYRLVKTAESEKKEIGHINFFRSYNHKLWNIILNELID; encoded by the coding sequence ATGGAAAAACTAATATTTACCACAGAAGACCATACTTCATTAACTGCTCATCTTTTTCAGCCCGAGATAAGCAATGGGAAATTATTGCTTATTAACTCTGCAACGGGGGTAAAGCAGCAGGTCTATTTTTCTTTTGCCCAATATTTTTCTGAGCAGGGTTTTACTGTGATTACTTATGATTACAGAGGAATAGGACTGTCTAAACCTGATAATATGAAAGGCTTTCATGGATCTATGAGGATTTGGGGTTCAAAAGATTATAAAGCCGTAACAGCGTATATTAAAAATGAGTTTCCTGAGTATAGAAAATTCTGTCTGGGACACTCTGTAGGGGCTTTGATTTTAGGAATGAATAAAGATTCCAATATATTTGAAGAATTAGTTTTTGTAGGAACTCAGAATGCTTTTGTAGGAAACCTCAGATTAAGAACGAAGATTGAAGCTTACCTTGGATTTGGAATTGTACAGCCATTAACCACTTCATTGTTAGGATACTTTCCTGCCCATTGGTTTGGGCTTGGAGAAAGTCTTCCAAAAAATTGTGCATATGACTGGAGAACCTTAATTTTAAACAAAAAATCAACCAACAGACTGTTGGAGAAAATTGATGATTATTCTAAAAATTTAACGCAGAAAGTATTTGTAGTTCGTGCAGAAGATGACATCTGGTTAACAGAAAAAGGGGTTCAGAGTCTTTTAAATAATACTTATCCTAATCTTAAACCAACTTACAGGCTGGTAAAAACTGCAGAGTCTGAGAAAAAAGAAATCGGGCACATTAATTTTTTTAGAAGCTATAATCACAAACTATGGAATATTATTTTAAATGAACTGATAGATTAA
- a CDS encoding ribokinase, whose translation MNFSSEQPKIIVVGSSSIDLVLETDKLPSPNETVLAVNSESYFGGKGANQAVATARLGASVYFIGCVGMDPLGQQIMRNLVSESVNVGFVHETDKEATGTAYVTTSEGNAAIVVVPAANKYLNISHIDEADRYFHSSDLVLVQLEVSMEVVEYTVKKAKKYGKKVGLYASPAMRVNDAILEEVDFIVAKSNELFIIFGEEKREEVLKKYFNKVFVRDDTNSTVYFDGTEMKYYRKNKEKTVYKMGMGDAFTAGFAIALCHGNSIEDCVKFGNEVSSRVSGNKGSQTGLPRMSDFIS comes from the coding sequence ATGAACTTCTCATCAGAACAACCAAAAATTATTGTTGTAGGCAGCTCCTCAATAGATCTTGTTTTGGAAACCGATAAACTTCCTTCACCTAATGAAACCGTTCTGGCTGTCAATTCAGAGAGCTATTTTGGTGGGAAGGGGGCTAACCAGGCCGTAGCAACTGCAAGATTAGGCGCCAGTGTTTATTTTATAGGTTGTGTTGGAATGGATCCCCTGGGACAGCAAATCATGAGAAATCTTGTGAGCGAAAGTGTGAATGTAGGCTTTGTGCATGAAACAGATAAAGAGGCAACGGGAACAGCTTATGTAACCACTTCTGAAGGAAATGCTGCAATTGTGGTAGTGCCTGCAGCCAATAAATATCTCAATATCTCACATATTGACGAAGCAGACCGCTATTTTCATTCGTCAGACCTTGTTCTTGTACAGCTTGAGGTTTCAATGGAGGTTGTAGAATATACAGTAAAAAAGGCTAAAAAATATGGTAAAAAAGTAGGATTGTATGCTTCTCCTGCCATGAGAGTCAATGATGCCATCCTTGAAGAAGTAGATTTTATTGTAGCCAAAAGTAATGAACTGTTCATCATTTTTGGAGAAGAAAAAAGAGAAGAGGTTCTTAAAAAATACTTTAATAAGGTTTTTGTACGGGATGATACAAATTCTACCGTTTATTTTGACGGTACTGAAATGAAGTACTACAGAAAGAATAAAGAAAAAACCGTTTATAAGATGGGAATGGGTGATGCATTTACTGCAGGGTTTGCCATCGCGCTTTGCCATGGGAACTCTATTGAAGATTGTGTGAAGTTCGGAAATGAGGTTTCATCGCGTGTTTCAGGAAATAAAGGTTCACAGACCGGCTTGCCAAGAATGTCAGATTTTATTTCTTAA
- a CDS encoding DUF4241 domain-containing protein, whose product MTHIENIKKLFSKDFVESPLLESFEVGKIYLSSGKLVACDPLITNDMLPFSAEFPKGEFSVMLHKERDSNCVAYAEIIFKTAEIKDWKLATTAGQNIKELAEGEVFGYPVESGMGCFMDVDTQNSLNELEQKLYHKKGGDFMGIYEEFFHEYFFDEKGAIDQYAFLKPSETHPGTIFAFETGYGEGFYASYIAYDKNQSPVKIITEFIEIS is encoded by the coding sequence ATGACACATATAGAAAACATAAAAAAGCTATTTTCGAAGGATTTTGTAGAAAGTCCCTTATTAGAAAGTTTTGAAGTAGGCAAGATCTATCTTTCCAGCGGAAAGTTGGTCGCTTGTGATCCTTTAATCACCAATGATATGCTTCCTTTTTCTGCAGAGTTTCCAAAAGGGGAATTCTCTGTAATGCTGCATAAGGAAAGAGACAGTAATTGTGTAGCCTATGCAGAAATTATTTTCAAGACTGCAGAAATTAAAGACTGGAAGCTGGCAACTACTGCTGGGCAGAATATTAAGGAACTGGCAGAAGGAGAAGTTTTTGGATATCCGGTAGAAAGCGGTATGGGCTGTTTCATGGATGTAGATACTCAAAACAGCCTTAATGAACTGGAACAGAAACTTTATCATAAAAAAGGCGGAGACTTTATGGGAATCTATGAAGAGTTTTTCCATGAATATTTCTTTGATGAAAAGGGAGCTATAGATCAATATGCATTTTTAAAGCCTTCCGAGACTCATCCCGGGACTATATTTGCTTTTGAGACAGGATACGGAGAAGGTTTTTATGCCAGCTATATCGCTTATGATAAAAATCAATCGCCGGTGAAGATTATTACAGAATTTATTGAAATAAGTTAG